A single Pseudobacteroides sp. DNA region contains:
- a CDS encoding CotH kinase family protein, with amino-acid sequence MLKRKSKLIIPFIISTVIASSIFSVNYAADTNPPQAKFEISNVTPALNQAITFDASTSSDAEGAIVSYEWDFKDGTKATGVTVTHSFSIVDDYNVTLTVKDAAGNTDTKKKRVFIGRPQGWTEKTHSKSADPDYKLLFPDDKVLRMDIKISSSDYQKIRADLQNITLNSTREPIYVPSTVNFEGKTWWNVGFRYKGNSSLVNLKSKTKLPFRLNFDEYEAQNPEIDDQHFYGFSCMTFGNNWNDNSFMKEKLTGEIFRDGGVPAAKSSFCRVFIDTGSGPKYWGLYTMTEDVSDAMLKVQFGDDSGNCYKPEGTGADWSSPFRQEAFVKKNNKEAADWSDVRGAHQALFATKTDAAVWRANLEKNFNSRSFLKWLAINTAIVNWDCYGQMAHNYYLYNDVLNNAGLIWITWDHNLSMSQSMMGGRTATLSLNEVTDKWPLIRRLMDDPIYKNVYHYEMQQSLNTCLIPDKISAKVQAYQTLIKPYIIGPEGETSDTTLLSGGESAFNTACTAIISHVKTRQTEVTNYLKTVSISPVPVATKAPTPTPTQKPTSTPTTSSLPEDLNNDGTVNMADIILIATSFNSITGSEKYKLAYDLSKDGAINMLDVVIIATKFGKVASN; translated from the coding sequence ATGTTAAAGAGAAAAAGCAAGCTTATTATTCCTTTTATTATTTCAACTGTTATTGCTAGTAGCATCTTTTCTGTGAATTATGCTGCAGATACCAATCCGCCGCAGGCAAAATTTGAAATTTCAAATGTTACGCCTGCACTAAATCAAGCTATCACCTTTGATGCATCGACTTCAAGTGATGCGGAGGGGGCAATAGTGAGCTACGAGTGGGATTTTAAGGATGGGACAAAAGCTACCGGGGTCACCGTAACTCATTCATTTTCTATAGTAGATGATTATAATGTTACGCTGACAGTTAAAGATGCAGCTGGTAACACCGACACAAAAAAGAAAAGGGTATTTATTGGAAGACCTCAGGGTTGGACGGAAAAAACCCATTCAAAAAGTGCCGATCCCGACTATAAGCTTTTATTTCCGGACGATAAAGTTTTAAGAATGGATATAAAAATAAGTTCATCCGATTATCAGAAAATCAGGGCTGACTTGCAGAACATAACCTTGAACTCTACAAGAGAACCTATCTATGTACCTTCTACAGTTAATTTTGAAGGAAAAACATGGTGGAATGTAGGCTTCAGGTATAAGGGCAACAGTTCTCTTGTAAACTTGAAAAGTAAAACCAAGCTTCCATTCAGACTAAACTTCGATGAATATGAAGCTCAGAATCCAGAAATAGATGACCAGCATTTTTACGGATTCTCATGCATGACATTTGGTAACAATTGGAACGACAATTCCTTTATGAAAGAAAAGCTTACAGGTGAAATTTTTAGAGACGGCGGTGTACCGGCAGCAAAAAGTTCTTTTTGCAGAGTATTTATTGACACAGGAAGCGGACCTAAGTATTGGGGACTCTATACAATGACTGAGGATGTTTCTGATGCCATGTTAAAGGTACAGTTTGGAGATGACAGCGGAAACTGTTACAAGCCTGAGGGTACTGGTGCTGACTGGTCATCTCCCTTCAGGCAGGAAGCCTTTGTTAAGAAAAACAATAAAGAGGCAGCTGACTGGAGCGATGTGAGGGGAGCTCACCAGGCGTTATTTGCAACAAAAACCGACGCTGCAGTATGGAGAGCAAACCTCGAAAAGAATTTTAATTCAAGAAGCTTTCTAAAATGGCTGGCAATCAATACTGCTATTGTAAACTGGGATTGCTATGGACAAATGGCACATAACTATTATCTGTACAATGATGTGTTAAATAATGCTGGATTAATATGGATCACATGGGATCATAATCTTTCCATGTCTCAAAGCATGATGGGGGGAAGAACTGCCACTTTATCATTAAATGAAGTTACAGACAAGTGGCCTTTGATTAGAAGGCTTATGGATGACCCTATTTATAAAAATGTGTACCATTATGAAATGCAGCAGTCTTTGAATACTTGCCTTATTCCTGATAAAATCTCTGCAAAGGTACAGGCCTACCAAACTTTAATAAAACCATATATTATTGGGCCTGAAGGAGAGACCAGCGATACAACTCTTCTTTCTGGAGGGGAAAGTGCGTTTAATACAGCATGTACCGCTATTATAAGCCATGTTAAGACAAGACAAACAGAGGTTACAAATTACCTTAAGACAGTTTCCATATCACCTGTTCCGGTTGCGACAAAGGCTCCTACACCTACTCCAACTCAAAAGCCTACGTCTACTCCAACAACGTCTTCATTACCGGAAGACCTTAACAATGACGGAACGGTAAATATGGCCGATATCATACTTATTGCAACTTCCTTCAACTCAATAACCGGAAGCGAGAAATATAAACTTGCATATGATTTGAGTAAGGATGGAGCTATAAATATGCTGGATGTAGTCATTATCGCAACAAAATTTGGTAAGGTAGCAAGCAATTAA